The nucleotide sequence GGAAAAGAGTGCGATGAGGCCAATGCGCTCTAGATGAATTGGTTAGTACTATAAAGAGAGGATATTGGAACAACAGGAGAGAATATGGACAAGGTATAGTGGCAAAAATGTACTGACGCGGTAGACAGCTACGAATACGTGGTAAATTAAGCACCTGTTTGCGGGTGTCGGAGTCGCTAAAACGAGTTGGTGGTCTCCACACATTCCCCACTGCCATGTTTTAACGCGCCCGCCGTTGGATCGCCGTTTTGGTTTTGGCCAATACCGCACGCAGTACGTGGTAAAGAGGACAGCTTGTCACCGAAAGCGTCGATGGATTTGTCTTGGAACTCAAACAAAATTATTCCTAGAAAATCAAGGAATTCATCGAAGATCCGACTGATAGTGAAGTCAAAGTAACTTGTCACCAAATTAATGAATGAGCAAGTCGTAGGACAATGTATCGAGCAAGCCTTGAGTTGTATCAACAACTACCCGCTCCATGCGCCCCAGTTCCAACGGCATTCAGGTCGAGCGGCGTCCAAAAGGCCGCCATCCCTTATTCGCTGTGCCAGATAATTGGCATTCCTCTTctttggctatctagtcacTAGGTCGACGTATTATTGTTTGTTGACTACGAATCTGCTGGGACGCTTGCAGGTTATGTGATAGAAATTCACACTCGACCACCGCGTGGGAATCGCTGTGCGACTTCTTCCGCCGGATAGTGCATTCGGAAGAGCGTTCAACCATTGGTTCCCAGCTTCGTGGAAGGCCTCCTTAAATTTTTTATCCTTCCTGTCGATTTCATTTATGTAAAAAGTTTCCCAtgcaacgttttttttttttttaacagTACTGATAAAGATCATCACCACTGACGTCTATCCGGACGGGCTTTCCCTCCAGCGTTGCCGCAAGTTCAGGCGTGAAACTTTTAGCCGCTGCAAAGTCGCCCGGAGTAGCagtggtacctaggtaggtattgcGTATGTCAGGATGAGTGGGTAATTACGGACGGCAATGACTGTAATGTTGAGAATATGAATGGTGGATGAACTCAACATACTGAACATCCCTAGAGTAAAGAGATTGCAGTTTGTATATATTGCGACGCATGCACTAATGTATACCAGGTTCTAGGTTACAAGTAATAGAATCTATATCTAATTCAAGTTTGTTCTGCATGTTTTTTTTACCACACGCTAAGCTAAGCAAACAAACAAGGTGTATTATACGTACAGTGCCCCTCGCAAATGACTCCAGACCCACGCAATGTTCAACCAGACTATGCAAGCTGGGCAAATCAATCACTCTCCCCCTCCATGTTAGGTATCTTACctaccctacctacctatattTTCTAATCAGGACGCAGTGCCTACCCTTTGACTTAGCCTACATTGGCCTGGTCTATAACTGCCCAGATATCATTCATATTTTCATTATGTCTACTTTCACCACCAGAAAAAGTTCTGAATTCAAGAGCTATCCATTTCTGACCGCTGAAGAGTTTGGCGAAGTCTGCCATCATTTGGACAGGAAATACTGCCAAGCATTTCTTGGCCCTGTGAGGCAACAATGGAGATTGAACGTCCTGACTGCACTGGACACCTCATTTGCATTTGGTGAAGATTACAAGACTTATTTACAGATAGTGCGCCCATTGACACGGGAGCTTGAGCTTGACGATGGTGGACTGTCCGATCAGCTGGGTGGCTTCTCCTTGGAAAACCAACAGGCCGAGAACTGGCTTGCAGGTGACCAGGGAATGATCGACCTCGAGGACGCGGACGAGGTGGGTCGGCATATATCTCCCGCGCGACTGCTCCAACAGCAAGATCAGTAACTTACCAAGATGTCCCCAGTATGCCGTAATTAGACAGTCGCGGGCCGCCGAGCCACCTAGCGTGACGTACGAAATCCATCTGCATCCAACCTACCGCGCGCCTTGTCTGTGGTTTAGCCTGAGCGGGCTGCCCGCGGATGAACCGATGATGGATGTTGAGACAGTCTTTCGGCGCTTGGTGCCAGACGAGTTCAAGGCGCGGCTCCGAAACCAAGGTCCAATCGCAGCCATCTCAACAGATGTGAGTGAACATGAAATACCAAACTGAGAGGCTGCCGGGGGAAGATCAACAAAATCCCTATCTATAAACTTAGCACGGGAGAGGAAAATTTTGGCATATGCATAAGCGACCATGTTAAAGCCTTTACTATTTCTCGACTGACAtgccgcttttttttttccccacgCAGCACCATCCCATCACAGGTGTCCCAACCTTCTTCATCCATCCATGTCTTCTCGGTGAGGCCATGTCGAATTTCGACTGCTCCAAAGAAGACTACCTGATGGTATGGCTGGGCCTGGTGGGCGGGTGCGTTGGACTCTGGGTTCCAAGGGAGATGGCCTCTCTCTAAGGTGACCGGACCGGGTCGAATGTTCGAAGCTCCACTTTCCTAGGCCGAGGAGGGGTATCGTGGGTATATGACGCTGCTCATCACGTCGTGATCCCCGGCACGGAAAGGGGCTTCGTTGACTGCGTTCCTTTACTATGGCGCAGAGAAGCCCGCCTCCACTGGGGGGAGCTGGGTGCTCAGTCATCGTCGCTATCTTCCTCCATGGCAACATCGctgtcctcctcctcctcctcctcgtccctACCCCGCTTCTGGCCCCTGCCGCCGTCGGGCGCGTCGGCATCTTTCATAACGGTGTCGGCGCTCGAGACCGGCTTCGAGGGAAGACCTGCGGCCCCTGAAGACGTGGATGTCGCTCCGGGTACGGGGGCGTTGAAGATGCTGTGCTGCAGCTCGGTGACCTCGACGTTGGTCGCGGCCGCCGGGTTCACCAGCTTGAAGGTGCCGTCCAGCTTTGCGATGGTGTTTGACTTGGTTTTGGCATACTCGATTTTCTGAGGTGGAACAACGCGCCGTTATTAGAGACCCATACATACAGTAATGGTAATACCTGAGAAGACTTACTAGCTTAGAGCCGAAAAAGTCAAAGCCGTCCAGAGACCGCATCGCTTGCGTCGATGCGTGAATGTCCCGAAACACAATATGCGCTTGACCACGCATCTTCATCGTTTTGAGTACCACGACATCAAGTAGAGGGCCATAGGTTGAAAACAACATATACAATGCCGTCCTCATGTCCTGCTTCTGGTAGCCCTTGTCTGAGCGGATGTTGCGCACGTAGAGGCTGCATAAACtcgtcagcaaaaaaaaaaaaaagaaaaaaaaaaaggccagaTAAAGTTCACAGAGCCAGAGgcataaaaaaaatactcACGTCTGATTCGGGGGGATCTGAACAACCTTGGCCGGTAGTCCAGCTGGTGGTGCTCCCCGAGGAAGCGCGGACGAGCCTGTCGCCATTTTGTCTCCTTCGCGGCTCACTCTTGCGTGCGCCGACAGTCTTTGTTTCGAACTCGCAATGTACAGTGTACAGCACCTAAGTCGCAGAACGCGCGATGGTGCAGGCCCGCACTAAGTTAGCGACCAGTTGCTGTGTGTTCCGATTCAATGAATGGCCGTCGCGTTACTTAACAGCCAGTGCTCTGTCCGCCTGGGCAGGATCAACAACAGCCAACCTTTTGATTTCAATTCCGCTTTTTGCTCCGCCGCTTGTCGAAGCTGGAGCTTTCTCCAAGCTAGACAGGGGTTAGGGTTTCGGCTGCGGAGTGCCCCTCCTATACTGACCCACTGTATCGTCATCCTAGGTTCGCTTGTAATTGAAGCTTACAGAAACCTGCCAACCTGCCATCTAGGTCAAGCTATCCTCATCCACCTCTCAATTCGCAACCAAGTGTTCAAACGGTGATAGTAGAGAGCCACTCCTATCACCCTAGCTCACTTGCTACAATCTGTCCACCATGGCGCCTCCCGAAGTTCACCACCTTTTCCACAACCCCATCGCCGACCACTCCTTCTCGGCCGATCGTCAGACGCTGGCCATCGCTCGCGACTCGACCGTTGAGCTGTACGGCAGGGCTGAAAAGGGATTCAGACTGCAGGATGAGCTCAAGGGACACGACAAGACTGTCACTAGTGTAGACATTGCGCCCAGCTCGGGCCGCATCGTCACCTGTTCGCAAGGTTGGTGGTGATCGCAACTCTTTACCCGGCGTTTAACCAAGGTTCCCGCTGGTTACTGACCTCGAACCTCGTAATAATTGTACAGACCGTAACGCTCTTGTCTGGGAACCCTCCCCGACCGGATACAAGCCGACGTTGGTGCTCCTCCGTATCAACCGAGCGGCTACCTACGTGCGCTGGTCGCCTAGCGAGACCAAGTTCGCCGTCGGCTCCGGAGACCGCGTCATCGCCATCTGCTACTTTGAGGAGGAGAACGACTGGTGGGTTTCCAAGCACTTGAAGAAGCCCATTCGCAGTACCATCACCACTGTGGCCTGGCACCCCAACTCTGTCCTGCTCGCCGCCGGTTCCACCGACGCCCACGCTCGCGTCCTCAGCAGCTTCATCAAGGGTGTCGACACCAAGCCCGAGCCTACCGGCTGGGGTGAGCGCTTGCCCTTCAACACCGTGTGTGGCGAGTACCTTAACAACTCGGCCGGTTGGGTTCACGCTGTGGCCTTCTCCCCTTCGGGTGAGGCCCTGGCCTTTGCCGCCCACGACAGCTCCATCACGGTTGTCTA is from Pyricularia oryzae 70-15 chromosome 2, whole genome shotgun sequence and encodes:
- a CDS encoding U2 small nuclear ribonucleoprotein B, translated to MATGSSALPRGAPPAGLPAKVVQIPPNQTLYVRNIRSDKGYQKQDMRTALYMLFSTYGPLLDVVVLKTMKMRGQAHIVFRDIHASTQAMRSLDGFDFFGSKLKIEYAKTKSNTIAKLDGTFKLVNPAAATNVEVTELQHSIFNAPVPGATSTSSGAAGLPSKPVSSADTVMKDADAPDGGRGQKRGRDEEEEEEDSDVAMEEDSDDD